GCTAAAGCTGTCTTCGGTCGCCAGCAACATCATCCGTCCGCCGGGCTGCATCACGCGGGCCAATTCGCCCAGGCCGAGCGCCGCGTCAGGCACATGTTCCAGCACGTAGCCGCACGTCCCGCAATCAAACGTGCCGGACGCGAACGGCAACCGCGCCAAATCCGCCACAAGGTAATGCGGCTCCTTGGATTTCAGCCGATTCCGCGCGCGGCGCATCATTTCGGCGGAGAGATCAAAACACGTCAACCGCGCGTCGGCGTCGGCGTACTTCAGCAAGTGCTTGGCGATCTGTCCGGCGCCGCTGCCGACGTCGAGAATCCGCTTTGCGCCGCGCAGATCGAACTTGCGCGTGCGCAACAGGCGATCGCCCAACGGCGAGTGCAACGAAATCAAGCTGCACGCGGCCAACACGGCCCCCTGCGGACCGTCGTAGACGTCGCGGACCTTATCGCGATACGTCTCGTAGCTGACGCGCCGAATCAGGTCGTTTTCGACGAATCGATTGATGACCTTGCCGCGCTTGCCCGGCTCGTCACGTTCCGGATTGCGGGGCCGCTTCAACAGCGTTTGCGAAGATCGCTTGCGAGGCATAGGGCGATATAGCCAATTCGAGGGCGCTGGATGCTTCCCCTGGGAGAAGGGGCGCAAAGGAAGTATACGACTTTTTTCCCTTGTTTCGCAGTCCCCCGCCGCGAAACCGTAAGCCGATGACAGTCTGGCGTGAAACGTCGCCGATCGTAACGCTGCCGCCCCGACTACAGGTAAACGCGGCGGTTGTAGACGTACCACTCGAACAACAGCACACCGAGTGCCAACATCAACAGCCATTTCCAACCATCGCGGCGGCTGACCTCCCAACCGCTTTCCCCCGCCACGTCGGTATGGCCGATCTTGATCGGCTGGTCCGGCCGAGTGCGGATGTCGCTTTCGGCGCCATCGAACAGGTTGACCACGAAACGCTGGGTTTCCGTGTCGGCTTCCAGCACCCGATAGACGCCCAATTGCTGCGTATCGTGGAAGGTGTAAAGATTTTGCCGTCCGCGCGGGACCTCCATGCGTTTCTGCGCCGGCGTGATGACGGCGATCTTGTCCGGCTTGACCAGGCTGCGGAGCGCGATCGCCTGCCCCGGCGTTGAGCTGCCGGCGACCGCTTCGACCTGCCGGCTGCCAAGGTAGTTGACTAGGTT
The sequence above is drawn from the Planctomycetia bacterium genome and encodes:
- a CDS encoding class I SAM-dependent methyltransferase, giving the protein MPRKRSSQTLLKRPRNPERDEPGKRGKVINRFVENDLIRRVSYETYRDKVRDVYDGPQGAVLAACSLISLHSPLGDRLLRTRKFDLRGAKRILDVGSGAGQIAKHLLKYADADARLTCFDLSAEMMRRARNRLKSKEPHYLVADLARLPFASGTFDCGTCGYVLEHVPDAALGLGELARVMQPGGRMMLLATEDSFSGAFTSRLWRCRTYNRAEIKRVCRDIGLVWHKELWFTPLHKMMRAGGICVELVKS